One window of the Tachyglossus aculeatus isolate mTacAcu1 chromosome 12, mTacAcu1.pri, whole genome shotgun sequence genome contains the following:
- the NPY5R gene encoding neuropeptide Y receptor type 5, giving the protein MCALAAATQHIENLSVTASGCQACNMDLELQDSNRTLTKKNITTSKSLDFPVWDDYKSSVDDIQYFLIGLYTFVSLLGFMGNLLILMALMKKRREKTIVNFLIGNLAFSDILVVLFCSPFTLTSNLLDHWMFGEVMCHIMPFLQCVSVLVSTLMLISIAVVRYHMIKHPLSNNLTANHGYFLIMTIWTLGLALCSPLPVFHKLEELRDNFGSESLSSKYLCIESWPSDSYRIAFTISLLLVQYILPLVCLTVSHTSVCRSISCKLVKREKRLEENEMINLSLHPSKNSGPQKQLSGSNRWNYSFIRKKRRRYSKKSACVVPAALRPPQEPHSGARPESSGTERSPLSSSSKFIPGVPICFDVKPEENSEVREMPAASRSVTRIKKRSRKVFYRLTTLILVFAVSWMPLHLFHVVTDFNANLISNRHFRLVFCICHLLGMMSCCLNPILYGFLNNGIKADLMSLIHCLQIS; this is encoded by the exons ATGTGTGCATTAGCTGCGGCCACCCAGCACATTGAAAATCTCTCTGTCACTGCCAGTGGCTGCCAG GCCTGTAATATGGATTTAGAACTCCAGGATTCTAACAGGACTCTAACCAAGAAGAACATCACAACTTCTAAGAGTTTGGATTTCCCTGTCTGGGATGACTATAAAAGCAGCGTAGATGACATTCAGTATTTTTTGATCGGGCTGTACACGTTTGTAAGTCTCCTTGGTTTTATGGGAAATCTACTTATCCTAATGGCTCTAATGAAAAAGCGCAGGGAGAAGACCATCGTCAACTTCCTTATCGGAAACTTGGCTTTTTCTGACATTTTGGTTGTGTTGTTCTGCTCGCCTTTCACGCTGACCTCTAACTTGCTGGATCACTGGATGTTTGGTGAGGTCATGTGCCACATAATGCCTTTCCTCCAATGTGTGTCAGTTTTGGTTTCCACCTTAATGTTAATATCGATTGCTGTCGTCAGGTACCACATGATAAAACATCCCCTCTCTAATAATCTAACAGCCAACCATGGGTATTTCTTAATAATGACCATCTGGACACTGGGTTTGGCCCTCTGCTCCCCACTTCCTGTGTTCCACAAGCTTGAAGAACTCCGGGACAACTTTGGCTCCGAGTCTTTAAGCAGCAAATATCTGTGTATCGAGTCATGGCCGTCCGATTCCTACAGAATTGCCTTCACCATCTCTTTGTTGCTGGTTCAGTATATACTGCCTCTGGTTTGTCTGACTGTTAGTCATACCAGTGTCTGCAGGAGTATCAGCTGCAAACTGGTCAAAAGAGAGAAAAGATTAGAAGAGAATGAGATGATAAACTTGTCACTTCATCCTTCCAAGAACAGCGGGCCTCAGAAGCAACTCTCCGGCAGCAACAGATGGAATTACTCTTTCATCAGAAAAAAGCGAAGGCGGTACAGCAAGAAATCGGCCTGCGTGGTACCTGCCGCCTTAAGGCCTCCTCAGGAGCCTCATTCGGGAGCCCGCCCAGAATCCTCTGGAACGGAAAGaagtcctctctcctcttccagtaAATTCATCCCAGGGGTGCCCATATGTTTTGACGTGAAGCCTGAAGAGAACTCAGAAGTGCGGGAAATGCCGGCCGCGTCCCGTTCCGTGACCAGAATTAAGAAGCGGTCTCGGAAGGTCTTCTACAGATTGACTACTTTGATATTAGTGTTCGCCGTCAGTTGGATGCCTCTTCACCTTTTCCACGTGGTGACGGACTTTAACGCCAACCTCATTTCTAACAGACATTTCAGGTTGGTGTTTTGCATTTGTCACTTGTTGGGTATGATGTCCTGTTGCTTGAATCCCATTCTATATGGTTTCCTTAATAACGGCATCAAGGCTGACTTAATGTCCCTCATTCACTGCCTCCAGATATCGTGA